The DNA sequence TTCAACGAGGGCTTCACCGGCTTCGCGCTCGTCGGCTACGTCGTCCTGACGTTCGTCGCCCACCTCGCCTACGGCTTCGGTCTCGGGCTGGTCTTCGAGTATCTGTCGACCCGTCCCGATTCGCTCGTGTGAGCCGCGGTCGCGATTCCTGAGGATTCCCGACCGTGTCGGGAGAGTGGTGTTGCCGCGAATCGACGACTGAGTTTTGCCGTCGCCGACCCTCTCTCGGCTATGACGGTGGACCCCGAGGTCGAGCGACTCCTGACGAGCGAGCCGGTCATGGCACATCTGGCGACGTGTTCCGACGGCCGCCCCCACGTCGCGCCGGTCTGGTACGACTACGCCGACGGCGTGGTCGAGATACTGACGACGGGCCGGAAACTCGCCAACATCCGCGAGAACCCGCTAGTCGCGCTGTCGGTGCAGAAAGACGAGGGGGGACAGGCGGAGTGGATGGTGTCGCTACTCGGGACGGCGGAAGTCGTCGAGGACGAGGAAGCGACGCGGGCGGCGGAGAGCCGTATCAACCCGAAGTACGGCGCGCCCCCCGACGCGTGGACCGGCAACACGTTGGTCCGCGTCGAGGTCGGGTCGGCGTCGTCGCGGACGTACTGACCGCTCAGTCGTCGGCGGTGCTCGCAGCCGGGGTCGGTCCGTCGCCCTCGGCCGACGCGCCGGGTTCGGGCAGACCGATGCCCGTCGCCGCGACGGCGAAGAGGATGAGCGGCGAGAGAATGCCGAAGAAGTAGAACGGCGCGTAGGCGGTCGTCGCCACGCCCGTCACTTCGGCCATGTAGACCGCGCCGGCGTGCCACGGGATGAGCGCGCCGGTCGGCGTGCCCGCCGACTCGATGGCCTGCGAGAGGTCGTCGGTGTCCAGTCCGTACTCGTCGTAGACGTCACGGAGCGTGAGACCGGGGACGACGATGCTCATGTACTGCTGGGCGGTGAGGACGTTCGTCAGGATGGCGGCCGCACCCGTCCCGGCGACGAGACCGGCGACCGAGCTGACGGACTGGGCGAGTTCGTTGGCGAGGACGGCGAGGACGCCCGTCTTCTCGAGGAGGCCGCCGAGCGAGAGCGCGGCGACGACGACGGTGATGGTCCACGCCGAGCCGGTGAGACCACCGGAGCCGAGCAGGCCGTTCACGAGGTCGCTGCCCGTCTGCGGCGACGTGCCGTACATGAAGACCTCCCAGGCTTCGACGAAGCCTGCGCCCTGGAAGACGATGGTCGTGAAGACCCCGGCGAGGACGCCCGCGACGAGCGTCGGAATCGCCGGGAACTGCCGCAGTGCGAGACCGAAGGTCACGAGCAGCGGCAGGAAGACGAGCGGCGTCAAGTTGTAGCTGCCCGAGAGCGCGGACTGGATCTCCGCGACCGTGCCGGGGGGCGACCCGCCGCTCGCGACCTGCAGCCCGAGGACGACGTAGATGGCCGCCGCGAGACCGAACGCCAGAAGCGTGCTGTTGCGCATCGCGCGGATGTGGTCGTAGAGGTCGGTGTTGGTGACACCCGCTGCGAGGTTGGTCGTATCGGAGAGCGGCGACTGCTTGTCACCGGCGTAGGCACCGGAGAGCACCGCGCCAACGGTCATCGCCCCGGGAATACCCAGCCCGGAGCCGATGCCGACGAAGGCGACGCCGAGGGTGCCGACCGTCGTCCACGACGAGCCGATGGCGAAGGCGACGGCGAAGGCGAGCACCGCGGCGACGGGCAGGAAGACCTGCGG is a window from the Halogranum gelatinilyticum genome containing:
- a CDS encoding pyridoxamine 5'-phosphate oxidase family protein codes for the protein MTVDPEVERLLTSEPVMAHLATCSDGRPHVAPVWYDYADGVVEILTTGRKLANIRENPLVALSVQKDEGGQAEWMVSLLGTAEVVEDEEATRAAESRINPKYGAPPDAWTGNTLVRVEVGSASSRTY
- the arcD gene encoding arginine/ornithine antiporter ArcD, with the translated sequence MGTLDITPLTVDDIDPEHRPSFRTALLPVLAVVLFLGVGSAVLKLDPHVPLLWSIIFTAVLARRKLGLSWDDVGDGLARGLLMGRQALFIIFVIYALIATWVSAGTIPALMSYGLELLSPQVFLPVAAVLAFAVAFAIGSSWTTVGTLGVAFVGIGSGLGIPGAMTVGAVLSGAYAGDKQSPLSDTTNLAAGVTNTDLYDHIRAMRNSTLLAFGLAAAIYVVLGLQVASGGSPPGTVAEIQSALSGSYNLTPLVFLPLLVTFGLALRQFPAIPTLVAGVLAGVFTTIVFQGAGFVEAWEVFMYGTSPQTGSDLVNGLLGSGGLTGSAWTITVVVAALSLGGLLEKTGVLAVLANELAQSVSSVAGLVAGTGAAAILTNVLTAQQYMSIVVPGLTLRDVYDEYGLDTDDLSQAIESAGTPTGALIPWHAGAVYMAEVTGVATTAYAPFYFFGILSPLILFAVAATGIGLPEPGASAEGDGPTPAASTADD